A DNA window from Candidatus Poribacteria bacterium contains the following coding sequences:
- a CDS encoding PQQ-binding-like beta-propeller repeat protein, giving the protein MEGVTRLDARTGKVMQVYKGTEDTRESLYCKGVLILSVFRDGRLKLMAVDAQTGKTLWMTRDYSGSKMEYITFVRGKHPSVDPVLNPSADGDAVCFVDGNSIVCLDFKTGEER; this is encoded by the coding sequence ATGGAAGGAGTCACACGCCTTGACGCCCGCACGGGCAAGGTGATGCAGGTTTACAAAGGCACTGAGGACACGAGAGAGAGCCTGTATTGCAAAGGCGTCCTCATACTCTCCGTTTTCCGCGATGGTCGCCTGAAATTGATGGCGGTCGACGCTCAAACCGGCAAAACCTTATGGATGACGAGGGATTACAGCGGCTCGAAGATGGAGTACATCACCTTTGTCCGCGGCAAGCATCCATCCGTCGATCCCGTGCTTAACCCCTCCGCCGATGGAGATGCCGTCTGTTTCGTGGACGGTAACTCGATCGTCTGTCTGGACTTCAAAACCGGCGAGGAGCGATAG